A section of the Xiphias gladius isolate SHS-SW01 ecotype Sanya breed wild chromosome 8, ASM1685928v1, whole genome shotgun sequence genome encodes:
- the fads2 gene encoding acyl-CoA 6-desaturase yields the protein MGGGGQLTEPGGGRAGRVYTWEEVQSHSSRNDQWLVIDRKVYNITHWAKRHPGGLRVISHYAGEDATEAFAAFHPDPAFVQKFLKPLLIGELAATEPSQDRNKNGAIIQDFQTLRAQAESEGLFRARPLFFCLHLGHIVLLEVLAWLMVWLWGNSWILTFLCAAMLTTAQSQAGWLQHDFGHLSVFKKSRWNHVLHKFVIGHLKGASANWWNHRHFQHHAKPNIFKKDPDVNMLNVFVVGATQPVEYGIKKIKHMPYHRQHQYFFLVGPPLLIPVYFYIHIMHTMISRHDWVDLVWSMSYYLRYFCCYIPLYGLFGSFALIGFVRFLESHWFVWVTQMNHLPMDIDHEKHQDWLTMQLQATCNIEQSFFNDWFSGHLNFQIEHHLFPTMPRHNYHLVAPLVRALCEKYGIPYQMKTLRQGLADIVRSLKNSGDLWLDAYLHK from the exons ATGGGGGGCGGAGGCCAGCTGACGGAGCCGGGCGGCGGGCGGGCCGGACGCGTCTACACCTGGGAAGAGGTGCAGAGCCACAGCAGCAGGAACGACCAGTGGCTGGTCATAGATCGAAAGGTTTACAACATCACTCATTGGGCCAAGAGGCATCCAGGAGGGCTTCGTGTCATCAGCCACTATGCTGGAGAGGATGCTACG gAGGCATTCGCTGCTTTTCATCCTGATCCAGCGTTTGTGCAAAAGTTCCTGAAGCCCCTGCTGATCGGAGAGCTGGCAGCAACGGAGCCCAGCCAGGACCGAAACAAAAAT GGTGCAATCATACAGGATTTCCAGACTCTACGCGCGCAGGCAGAGAGCGAGGGTCTGTTCCGAGCTCGGCCTTTGTTCTTCTGCCTCCACCTTGGTCACATTGTGCTGCTGGAGGTCCTTGCCTGGCTGATGGTCTGGCTCTGGGGAAATAGCTGGATACTGACGTTTCTGTGCGCGGCCATGCTGACAACGGCCCAG tcGCAGGCTGGGTGGCTGCAGCACGACTTTGGCCACCTGTCTGTCTTCAAGAAGTCCCGCTGGAATCACGTGTTGCACAAGTTTGTCATCGGCCATTTAAAG GGAGCCTCCGCCAACTGGTGGAATCATCGACATTTCCAGCATCACGCTAAACCCAACATCTTCAAAAAGGACCCTGATGTCAACATGTTGAATGTCTTTGTGGTTGGAGCCACTCAACCGGTGGAG TATGGCATTAAAAAGATCAAACACATGCCCTATCATCGCCAACACCAGTACTTCTTTcttg TGGGACCACCGCTGCTCATTCCAGTTTACTTCTACATTCACATAATGCACACCATGATCTCCCGCCATGACTGGGTG GATCTGGTTTGGTCCATGTCTTACTATCTTCGCTACTTCTGCTGTTACATACCCCTGTATGGCCTGTTTGGCTCATTTGCGCTCATCGGCTTCGTCAG GTTTCTGGAGAGTCACTGGTTTGTGTGGGTGACTCAGATGAATCATCTGCCGATGGACATCGACCACGAGAAGCACCAGGACTGGTTAACCATGCAG CTGCAAGCCACCTGTAATATTGAGCAGTCGTTCTTCAACGACTGGTTCAGTGGACACCTCAACTTTCAAATCGAACACCA TTTGTTTCCTACGATGCCGCGACACAACTACCACCTGGTGGCCCCGCTGGTGCGCGCGCTGTGTGAGAAATACGGCATTCCTTACCAGATGAAAACTCTGCGGCAAGGCCTCGCTGACATTGTCAG gtcaCTGAAAAACTCAGGAGACCTCTGGCTTGATGCATATCTCCATAAATGA
- the LOC120793564 gene encoding leucine-rich repeat-containing protein 10B, with amino-acid sequence MGNSSRKGEGEEEEEGGKDGEEAVVEAELPLGVEELLESGDPVLDLSYRKFKRLPSRVCGLMHLEKLYVCGNSLRTLPVGISQLHGLRILALDFNKMEDVPLAICQLTNLTRLYLGSNRLMSLPPELRNLQSLRCLWVESNYFQRFPRELYKLPHLKSLQIGDNRLKTLPPDLWRMEALRGLWLYGNRFDTFPKVLLRMENLEILDLDRNKISEFPSLKRLRSLRLFSYDHNPSKDPPKVGEEVLLVGEGAAELLEAREARKERRRKAAEKEAEELALAGEEPVIHGILKNSSSKQATAEAAVTVGDADVKEEETLVKEEEEGEVELPFTDYDGAELEYDEEGVEYETEELICEGEGFEYEGEELEYERTQMDYEYDDGTRGTGHGETR; translated from the coding sequence ATGGGCAACTCCTCCAggaagggagaaggagaagaagaagaggagggggggaaGGATGGCGAGGAGGCAGTGGTCGAGGCAGAGCTTCCCCTGGGGGTGGAGGAGTTGTTGGAGAGTGGAGACCCTGTGCTGGACTTGAGCTACCGTAAATTCAAGCGGTTACCGTCACGTGTTTGTGGACTGATGCACCTGGAGAAGCTGTATGTTTGCGGAAACAGCCTGCGCACTCTGCCGGTCGGCATCTCCCAGCTGCACGGTCTGCGGATACTCGCCCTCGACTTCAACAAGATGGAGGATGTTCCATTGGCCATCTGCCAGCTCACTAACCTCACTCGCCTCTACCTGGGCAGCAACAGGCTGATGAGTCTCCCACCTGAACTGAGGAACCTGCAGAGTCTGCGCTGCCTGTGGGTGGAGAGCAACTACTTCCAGAGATTTCCACGGGAGCTCTACAAACTGCCCCACCTCAAGTCCCTCCAGATCGGGGACAACCGGCTGAAGACGCTGCCTCCTGACCTGTGGCGTATGGAGGCTTTGAGGGGATTATGGCTCTATGGGAACCGCTTTGATACCTTTCCCAAAGTCCTGCTGCGCATGGAGAACTTGGAGATCTTAGACCTGGACCGCAACAAGATATCGGAGTTTCCCAGTCTGAAGCGTCTCCGATCCCTGCGCCTCTTCTCCTACGACCACAACCCCAGTAAGGACCCTCCTAAAGTGGGCGAGGAGGTGCTGTTAGTCGGGGAAGGGGCTGCAGAGCTGTTGGAGGCGCGTGAGGCCAGGAAGGAGAGGCGACGAAAAGCCGCAGAGAAAGAGGCCGAGGAGTTAGCCCTGGCAGGAGAGGAGCCGGTGATTCACGGCATCCTGAAGAACAGCAGCTCAAAACAAGCAACAGCTGAAGCTGCAGTGACCGTAGGGGATGCAGATGTCAAAGAGGAAGAGACCCTGgttaaggaggaggaggagggggaggtggagctGCCATTCACAGACTACGATGGAGCTGAGCTTGAATATGATGAAGAGGGTGTTGAATATGAGACAGAGGAGCTGATTTGTGAAGGAGAGGGGTTTGAGTATGAGGGCGAGGAGCTGGAGTACGAAAGGACTCAGATGGACTATGAGTATGATGATGGGACACGTGGAACTGGACACGGGGAGACAAGATGA
- the ppp1r32 gene encoding protein phosphatase 1 regulatory subunit 32 has translation MAEPKRIVTQTVGETGSRGRVTMDTLKVYSTSYRASYGERVHDPVRVTFTSYLGHPSETGFTANQRPAIYYRPSLDYTDNPQFGLLLSDSFTSQTKRHYQPHIRSECSGSLPKLINKPRDSGFYQLRSHPKTVTGEDKTEYQRLFVPHRLAPAVSQNHVTIGPKAETGFTEGTDLHLNTFQEKNSSRLPVEPRQTQSSVTKIDFLPPSFLQGTEVIPGLRSHSCRETGFTRGSIAPLACPTSLLSSPQSKSNAPTERTIGKKEPTGSLLNAPNNQAFPNTPFDCSHFTTHYKSKFCCEADLEKLRSGHTGAGIISAKMNNGYNLRDMDRFIFRG, from the exons ATGGCTGAGCCGAAGAGGATAGTCACGCAGACCGTCGGAGAAACAGGCAGCAGGGGACGAGTGACCATGGACACACTCAAAGTCTATAGTACTTCTTACAGGGCGTCGTATGGTGAGAGAGTGCACG ACCCAGTCAGGGTGACCTTCACTTCTTACCTCGGACATCCCAGTGAGACAGGCTTTACAGCAAACCAGAGACCAGCTATATATTACAGGCCCAGTCTGGACTACACTGACAACCCTCAGTTTGG ACTCCTGTTATCTGACAGTTTCACGTCTCAAACCAAACGGCATTACCAGCCTCACATCCGGTCTGAGTGTTCGGGGTCTTTGCCAAAACTCATTAACAAACCCAGAGACAGCGGCTTCTATCAGCTGAGGAGTCACCCGAAAACAGTGACTGGCGAGGACAAG ACAGAATACCAAAGATTGTTTGTGCCTCATCGTCTCGCACCAGCAG TTTCCCAAAACCATGTGACTATAGGTCCTAAGGCAGAGACTGGTTTCACTGAGGGGACGGACCTTCACCTTAACACTTTTCAGGagaagaacagcagcagg CTTCCAGTCGAACCTCGCCAGACTCAGAGCTCAGTGACGAAAATCGACTTCTTGCCACCGTCATTTCTGCAG GGCACTGAGGTGATACCGGGCCTGCGCAGCCATTCTTGTCGAGAAACAGGATTCACTCGAGGTTCCATCGCTCCCTTGGCCTGCCCA ACCTCCCTTCTGTCATCACCCCAGTCTAAAAGTAATGCACCAACTGAGAGGACTAttggaaaaaaa GAGCCCACGGGGTCTCTTCTAAATGCTCCGAACAACCAGGCTTTCCCTAATACACCTTTTGATTGTTCACACTTCACTACACATTATAAGAGCAA ATTCTGTTGTGAAGCTGATTTAGAAAAGCTGAGATCTGGCCACACAGGTGCAGGAATCATCAGTGCAAAAATGAACAATGGCTACAATCTCCGGGACATGGACAG GTTCATCTTTAGGGGCTAA